A region of Caldicoprobacter guelmensis DNA encodes the following proteins:
- a CDS encoding S1C family serine protease translates to MREFYEFDEQQYQGKGRIWKYIAVAIVFALLGAIGMYYMLPYISDKYSDKAVVTPKDQEQKVAGNEQANQDKDKQQLPELGYKGDLFITSDNPVVEIAEKVGPAVVGITNKSIITYRDWFFGDVYMQEQEGYGSGIIISDEGYIVTNAHVVEGAKELYVVFQGEKQVPAQLVGMDTTSDVAVVKVDPQVFKEVKYAVAKLGDSDKVRPGELAVAIGNPLGHDLAGTITVGVISAVNRTLVVDQKPMKLIQTDAAINRGNSGGALVNAKGEVIGMNTLKGSGAEGLGFAIPTNEFLPIVKELIQKGVVVREDDKPGIGIWGQEITAADAKRLNYPQGILVRAVVQNGAAAKAGIQPGDVIIGFNDKPIKTFQELKDAINQHKVGDIVKIKIWRDGKEFTLPVTLEPLREE, encoded by the coding sequence ATGAGAGAATTCTACGAATTTGATGAGCAGCAATATCAAGGTAAGGGTAGAATATGGAAATATATCGCAGTAGCGATAGTCTTTGCATTGTTGGGCGCCATTGGCATGTATTATATGCTGCCCTACATCAGCGATAAGTATTCCGATAAGGCTGTTGTAACGCCAAAGGATCAAGAGCAAAAGGTTGCTGGCAATGAGCAGGCTAACCAGGATAAAGACAAACAGCAGCTCCCCGAATTGGGATATAAGGGGGATTTATTTATCACATCCGATAATCCGGTAGTGGAGATTGCTGAGAAGGTTGGTCCGGCCGTCGTCGGCATAACCAATAAAAGCATTATAACCTACAGGGACTGGTTCTTTGGCGATGTGTACATGCAGGAACAGGAAGGCTACGGTTCAGGTATAATAATTAGCGATGAAGGGTATATAGTCACTAATGCACATGTGGTAGAAGGTGCAAAGGAATTATATGTGGTGTTCCAGGGAGAAAAGCAGGTGCCAGCTCAGCTTGTTGGAATGGATACTACCAGCGATGTAGCTGTTGTAAAAGTCGATCCGCAGGTATTTAAAGAGGTTAAATACGCCGTAGCAAAGCTGGGAGATTCCGACAAGGTTCGTCCTGGTGAGCTGGCGGTAGCCATTGGTAATCCGCTGGGCCACGACCTTGCAGGTACCATAACAGTAGGAGTGATAAGTGCTGTAAACCGTACCCTGGTAGTTGACCAAAAACCCATGAAGCTTATACAGACCGATGCGGCTATAAATCGCGGAAACAGTGGCGGAGCTCTGGTCAATGCCAAGGGTGAAGTCATAGGAATGAACACCCTTAAAGGGAGTGGAGCAGAAGGTTTAGGCTTTGCCATACCAACCAACGAATTTTTGCCTATAGTAAAGGAACTAATACAGAAAGGCGTCGTGGTAAGGGAAGATGACAAGCCGGGTATTGGAATTTGGGGGCAGGAAATTACTGCTGCAGATGCTAAGAGGCTCAATTATCCTCAAGGGATACTAGTAAGAGCAGTGGTGCAAAACGGAGCTGCTGCAAAGGCTGGAATTCAGCCTGGCGATGTGATCATAGGTTTCAACGACAAGCCCATAAAGACCTTCCAGGAATTGAAGGATGCCATAAACCAACATAAAGTTGGAGACATAGTGAAGATAAAGATATGGCGTGATGGCAAGGAGTTTACACTTCCTGTAACTCTTGAGCCGTTACGAGAAGAATAA
- a CDS encoding cysteine desulfurase family protein, which yields MRRHGTVEHEIYLDNAATTPVYPDVARAVMKCMIEDFGNPSSLHRMGLRAERKLKEARERIASALGVDADGIFFTSGGTEANNLAIVGTALARKREGRHCITTQIEHPSVLNTFKYLEKEGWEVTYLPVNKEGVISLDDLKKALRPDTVLVSIMHVNNEIGSIQPVNEISNLLKTHGNAPVFHVDAVQSFGKLTLKPAQWGIDLLSISGHKVHAPKGIGALYIRKGVKIHPLQWGGGQEKGVRSGTENMPGIVGFGEAVRWLEEVDRDYLYRLKGILVAELIERVPSAVINGPSPEKGAPHILSVSFPGIRGEVMLHALEEKGVYVGTGSACSSKKGHVSHVLEAIGSRKDIAQGAIRISLSYLNTEDDVRRAAGLIQECVKELEGFVRR from the coding sequence ATGAGGAGGCATGGTACTGTGGAGCATGAAATCTACTTAGACAATGCGGCTACTACACCTGTTTACCCGGATGTGGCTCGAGCGGTTATGAAATGCATGATTGAGGATTTTGGCAATCCGTCTTCACTACACAGGATGGGATTGCGGGCCGAGAGAAAGCTTAAAGAAGCTAGGGAAAGGATCGCTTCAGCGCTTGGCGTAGATGCTGACGGCATTTTTTTCACCTCGGGCGGAACTGAAGCTAATAACTTAGCCATCGTAGGGACAGCCCTGGCTAGAAAGCGTGAAGGCAGGCATTGCATTACCACCCAGATTGAGCATCCTTCGGTATTGAATACGTTTAAATACCTTGAAAAGGAAGGATGGGAGGTAACCTACCTTCCAGTCAATAAAGAAGGGGTAATTTCGCTTGATGACTTAAAAAAAGCCCTACGCCCTGATACTGTGCTGGTGAGCATAATGCACGTAAACAACGAAATCGGCTCTATACAGCCGGTTAATGAGATCAGTAACCTGTTGAAAACCCATGGCAATGCCCCTGTTTTTCATGTGGATGCTGTCCAGTCGTTCGGTAAGCTCACCTTAAAGCCGGCCCAATGGGGCATTGACCTGTTATCGATAAGCGGGCATAAAGTCCATGCACCTAAAGGGATAGGTGCGCTTTATATAAGAAAAGGGGTAAAGATACATCCTCTCCAATGGGGTGGGGGCCAGGAAAAAGGGGTAAGAAGTGGTACCGAAAACATGCCGGGAATTGTTGGGTTTGGCGAGGCGGTGCGCTGGCTTGAAGAAGTTGACAGGGATTATCTGTACAGGCTAAAGGGCATTCTGGTAGCTGAGCTAATTGAGAGGGTACCTTCGGCGGTAATCAATGGGCCCTCGCCTGAGAAGGGAGCGCCGCACATTTTGAGCGTGAGTTTCCCAGGCATAAGAGGGGAGGTCATGCTGCATGCCCTGGAAGAAAAGGGCGTGTATGTGGGGACCGGTTCGGCTTGCTCTTCAAAGAAAGGCCATGTGAGCCACGTGCTTGAAGCTATTGGCTCCCGAAAGGATATAGCCCAAGGGGCTATAAGGATCAGCTTGTCGTACCTCAATACCGAGGATGACGTACGCCGGGCTGCTGGGCTTATACAGGAGTGCGTAAAAGAACTGGAGGGGTTTGTGAGGAGGTAG
- a CDS encoding DUF6106 family protein, which produces MMDYFHEESVTKINAGLNSLIYVICYIGMVIFALFAVQGLMTILNGVISIPSIVITLICGALAYGCFVLKNNQRIEYDYTFTNGILDIAKIINNSRRKKLLSVDIREFEVIAPISDEGFKRMLNHKGIQNRYNYFLNPGPRLYYGVFTHDGVKSMLVFEPSDKMLELFKIFNPRNVKTK; this is translated from the coding sequence ATGATGGATTACTTCCATGAGGAGTCGGTTACCAAGATTAATGCCGGTTTAAATTCACTGATTTATGTTATATGCTATATAGGTATGGTTATATTTGCGCTTTTTGCCGTACAAGGCCTTATGACTATATTGAACGGCGTTATAAGTATACCATCCATAGTAATTACGCTGATATGCGGAGCGCTGGCATACGGGTGTTTTGTCTTGAAGAATAATCAGAGAATCGAATATGATTACACATTTACCAATGGGATACTGGATATCGCTAAAATCATTAACAACAGCAGAAGAAAAAAGCTCCTTTCAGTAGATATAAGGGAATTCGAGGTGATTGCGCCTATAAGCGATGAAGGGTTTAAGCGAATGTTGAACCACAAGGGGATCCAGAACCGGTACAATTATTTCTTAAATCCAGGTCCTAGGCTTTACTATGGCGTATTTACCCATGATGGCGTAAAATCCATGCTGGTATTCGAACCCAGTGATAAGATGTTGGAGCTCTTCAAGATATTCAACCCACGAAATGTTAAAACTAAATAG
- a CDS encoding zinc ribbon domain-containing protein: MICPSCGTRNNYYHRYCYYCGYKLIVDEVEIKSNNKEKLEQSSMDEKMPEQDLSLDLFKANNKNVWEDEDLGWLFEEPDYTQQFPLRRHRKDRSSSFAKNVVKICTTIIFLATLLFISYIIVDQIWRSHSKTDTYRSRIIASTFVDATTIDGKPAHRIVVNTSNGEKVEALDKVYPVVDGKAEIVYEDAFLYSYFSQGKDEDEVKVQLDITIYGKGLPESKKRVEFTLKTPLSPLTLIQPASGEALVEGKKYRIILEVEPGSQVFINGNNYSDLVDQEGRLEKDIEVPNAPENIYEIKVSKRGYADHIRTIVLKREVSEVPLIINQSIPVQTTDEWAKITGTTHPQAELEVSLEPRSQPSVDPETGNFTLYVRAAAPGYTPCTITAHVEGKDDAKINLVIDRQISEGEYTRRAWAFDYAQLKSNPDLHNGRIFVLEGVVKDIIALGDKNIFTIDVSANGPSPQMVYVEHWGNLSIRLGNKVRIFGNRWGNYEDMPRILAKYVYRY; encoded by the coding sequence ATGATATGTCCAAGTTGTGGCACCAGAAATAATTATTACCATCGTTACTGTTATTACTGCGGATACAAGCTTATAGTTGATGAAGTAGAAATAAAATCTAATAATAAAGAAAAGCTCGAGCAATCATCAATGGATGAAAAAATGCCCGAACAGGACCTCAGCCTTGACCTTTTTAAAGCCAATAATAAAAATGTATGGGAGGACGAGGACTTAGGTTGGCTTTTTGAAGAACCCGACTACACCCAGCAGTTCCCCTTAAGGCGACATCGTAAAGACAGAAGCTCTTCATTTGCTAAAAACGTAGTTAAAATCTGTACGACTATTATCTTTCTTGCTACGCTCCTATTTATAAGCTACATAATCGTAGACCAAATTTGGAGGTCACACAGCAAAACTGATACCTACCGCTCCAGGATCATCGCTTCTACATTTGTGGATGCTACAACCATTGATGGGAAGCCTGCCCACAGGATTGTGGTAAATACCAGCAATGGAGAAAAAGTAGAGGCACTGGACAAAGTATATCCCGTAGTAGACGGCAAAGCGGAAATAGTGTATGAAGACGCCTTTCTTTATTCTTACTTCTCTCAGGGTAAGGATGAGGACGAGGTCAAGGTTCAGCTTGACATCACAATCTATGGGAAAGGGCTTCCTGAATCAAAGAAAAGGGTGGAATTCACGCTAAAGACGCCTTTATCTCCTTTGACATTGATTCAGCCAGCCTCCGGCGAGGCTTTAGTCGAAGGGAAAAAATACCGAATAATACTTGAGGTAGAACCAGGTTCCCAGGTGTTTATAAACGGTAACAACTACAGTGACCTTGTAGACCAGGAAGGCAGGCTTGAAAAGGATATAGAAGTGCCAAACGCTCCTGAAAACATATACGAAATCAAGGTATCCAAACGAGGATATGCGGATCACATACGAACCATAGTTCTGAAAAGAGAGGTTTCAGAAGTCCCCTTAATCATAAATCAATCAATACCCGTACAGACCACCGATGAATGGGCAAAAATTACCGGTACCACCCATCCACAGGCCGAGCTGGAAGTCAGCCTTGAGCCAAGGTCACAGCCCAGCGTTGATCCGGAAACCGGCAATTTTACGTTATATGTGAGGGCTGCTGCCCCCGGATACACCCCATGCACCATAACGGCTCATGTGGAGGGAAAAGATGACGCAAAGATAAATCTAGTAATTGATCGCCAGATAAGCGAAGGGGAATACACCAGGCGCGCTTGGGCATTTGACTATGCTCAGCTAAAGTCCAATCCGGATCTACACAATGGCAGGATATTTGTACTTGAAGGAGTTGTGAAGGATATAATTGCACTGGGAGACAAAAACATCTTCACCATTGATGTCTCTGCCAATGGTCCTTCTCCTCAGATGGTGTATGTGGAACACTGGGGCAATTTATCCATCAGGCTCGGCAATAAAGTAAGGATATTTGGAAACAGATGGGGAAATTATGAAGACATGCCCCGTATACTAGCCAAATACGTATATCGGTATTAA
- a CDS encoding ABC-ATPase domain-containing protein — MQNRSQLENILRRIDGRGYKAYKDIEGVYDFGSFILHIDHVQGDPFASPSRIRVVVPQKVAGFPQGLYSSKPRRKGLEDFLTRQISKNIAKIVKGNRGTGKSGQISIISVGQEILYRTSVLVSDQSVEARLTMGLPARGRTVLAGQAMEMFFDELPRLVERSLIYKNLDREALLKHVNLAEDQWVLRNKIKEMGLVAFIANGSILPRRSGVDDRPMENGAVPFKSPPELEVMVELPHAGKVWGMGIPKGITLIVGGGYHGKSTLLRAIERGVYDHIPGDGRELVVTVEDAVKIRAEDGRRVEKVDISPFINNLPNGESTKAFSTENASGSTSQAANIMEALEIGTSLLLIDEDTSATNFMIRDARMQKLVHKGSEPITPFIDRVEDLYEQLGVSTIIVVGGSGDYFDVAHRVIMMEQYVPKDVTAKAKEIAQEYRTDRKKEAGGQPIRVTHRIPLPYSLSLKGRKKIKSRGLDNIQYGNTNLILDDVEQLVDVNQTRAIGDIIRYAMENYMDGKTTLREVIQKVHRDIEEKGLDVISPFEGLHPGDYAQPRPQEIGAAINRLRVLKVKQEDTR; from the coding sequence ATGCAAAATCGGTCACAGCTTGAGAACATTCTGCGCAGGATTGATGGCAGGGGTTACAAGGCCTATAAGGATATAGAAGGCGTTTATGACTTTGGCAGTTTTATTTTACATATTGACCACGTACAGGGCGACCCATTTGCTTCGCCCTCCAGGATCAGGGTGGTAGTGCCTCAAAAGGTGGCGGGTTTTCCGCAAGGCCTGTATTCGTCAAAGCCCAGAAGAAAAGGCCTGGAAGATTTTCTTACCCGCCAGATCTCCAAGAACATTGCTAAAATTGTGAAGGGCAATAGGGGAACCGGGAAGAGCGGACAGATTTCAATCATTTCGGTTGGACAGGAGATTTTATATCGAACTTCTGTGTTGGTCAGTGACCAAAGCGTTGAGGCACGACTGACCATGGGACTCCCAGCTCGTGGTAGAACGGTGCTGGCAGGTCAGGCAATGGAGATGTTTTTCGACGAACTACCGCGATTGGTGGAACGATCGCTCATATACAAAAATTTGGATAGGGAAGCGCTGCTGAAGCATGTCAACCTTGCGGAGGACCAGTGGGTGCTGCGCAATAAGATAAAGGAGATGGGCTTGGTGGCTTTTATTGCCAACGGTTCCATCCTTCCACGGCGTAGCGGAGTTGACGACCGACCGATGGAAAATGGAGCGGTGCCTTTTAAATCTCCTCCCGAACTGGAAGTCATGGTGGAACTCCCCCATGCAGGAAAGGTGTGGGGAATGGGAATCCCTAAAGGTATAACGCTTATAGTAGGTGGTGGTTATCACGGAAAATCCACCCTTCTTCGCGCCATTGAACGCGGCGTGTATGACCACATACCCGGCGACGGAAGGGAGCTGGTGGTCACAGTTGAAGATGCCGTCAAGATCAGGGCAGAGGACGGCAGGAGAGTAGAAAAGGTGGACATAAGCCCCTTTATCAACAACCTTCCCAATGGGGAGTCTACCAAGGCTTTTTCAACGGAGAATGCCAGCGGCAGTACCTCACAGGCGGCTAATATCATGGAGGCCTTGGAAATTGGGACTTCACTGCTTTTAATTGACGAGGATACCAGCGCTACCAATTTTATGATCAGGGACGCGCGCATGCAAAAGCTGGTACATAAAGGCTCAGAGCCTATTACGCCTTTCATCGACAGGGTAGAGGACCTGTATGAGCAGCTTGGCGTGTCTACAATTATCGTGGTGGGTGGTTCGGGGGATTATTTTGATGTGGCACATAGGGTTATAATGATGGAGCAATATGTACCTAAGGATGTTACTGCCAAAGCCAAGGAGATTGCCCAGGAATACAGGACCGATAGGAAAAAAGAGGCTGGCGGGCAGCCAATTCGGGTGACCCACAGGATACCGCTTCCATATAGCCTTTCGCTCAAAGGCCGAAAGAAGATAAAATCCCGCGGATTGGACAATATACAATATGGGAACACCAACTTGATTTTGGACGATGTGGAACAGCTGGTAGACGTAAACCAAACAAGGGCCATTGGAGATATAATTCGCTATGCGATGGAAAATTACATGGATGGGAAGACCACTTTGAGGGAGGTCATTCAA
- the thiI gene encoding tRNA uracil 4-sulfurtransferase ThiI, producing MERVALLRYGEIHLKGLNRPYFERALYNNIVRALEPYEGVTVRKAEGRYYVENIGDNPRVFDSIAKVFGIISFSPALKVEKDIISIQKAAEMLLRQAIEGRSAAQEGPFTFKVESRRSDKSFYLNSMELSRKVGGYLLKRIPNLKVDVHNPMVMVNIEVREWAYVYCQTIPGAGGMPVGTNGKAVLLLSGGIDSPVAGWMIAKRGVEITAVHYHSFPYTSERSKEKVIELCRILSQYCGEIKLHVVPFTKIQQELYQKCPHNMLTILMRRFMMRIAEMVAHREGAKALVTGESLGQVASQTLESLCATNDAVSMPVFRPLIGMDKIEIMDLAKRIGTYETSILPYEDCCTVFVPKHPVTRPKLEKVREAEKLVEGEKLIEEALANIEVLNVKG from the coding sequence GTGGAGAGGGTTGCTTTGTTGCGTTACGGCGAGATACACTTGAAGGGCCTAAACCGCCCTTATTTTGAAAGGGCGCTGTATAACAATATAGTTAGGGCTTTAGAACCCTATGAAGGGGTAACGGTAAGGAAGGCTGAGGGAAGGTACTATGTAGAAAACATAGGGGATAACCCCAGGGTTTTTGACAGCATAGCCAAGGTCTTCGGTATAATTTCTTTCAGTCCCGCATTGAAAGTCGAAAAGGATATTATATCCATCCAGAAAGCGGCTGAAATGCTGCTGCGACAAGCAATTGAAGGTAGAAGTGCTGCTCAAGAAGGGCCTTTTACTTTTAAAGTGGAATCCCGGAGGTCTGATAAGAGCTTTTATCTGAACTCTATGGAGCTAAGCCGTAAAGTGGGGGGCTATCTTCTAAAGCGCATTCCCAACTTGAAGGTGGATGTTCACAATCCCATGGTGATGGTCAACATTGAGGTCAGGGAATGGGCATATGTGTACTGCCAAACTATTCCCGGAGCTGGCGGTATGCCGGTAGGTACCAATGGGAAAGCGGTATTGCTGCTTTCAGGTGGTATTGACAGCCCGGTAGCAGGATGGATGATAGCTAAACGTGGCGTTGAGATTACCGCTGTGCACTACCACAGTTTCCCATATACCAGTGAGCGCTCAAAGGAGAAAGTGATTGAGTTGTGTAGGATTTTGAGCCAGTACTGCGGCGAAATAAAGCTGCACGTGGTGCCTTTCACCAAGATACAGCAGGAGCTGTATCAAAAATGCCCTCATAACATGCTTACCATACTCATGAGGCGCTTCATGATGAGGATAGCCGAGATGGTGGCCCATAGGGAAGGTGCCAAGGCATTGGTCACGGGGGAGAGCTTGGGCCAGGTTGCCAGCCAAACTCTGGAGAGCCTTTGTGCTACCAATGATGCGGTTTCTATGCCGGTATTTAGGCCACTTATAGGGATGGATAAGATAGAGATCATGGACCTTGCAAAAAGAATAGGAACATACGAGACTTCGATTTTGCCTTATGAGGATTGCTGTACTGTGTTTGTGCCAAAACATCCTGTTACGCGGCCTAAATTAGAAAAGGTGAGGGAAGCTGAAAAGCTGGTGGAAGGCGAAAAGCTCATCGAAGAAGCGTTGGCAAACATAGAAGTGCTGAATGTAAAGGGGTGA